One part of the Streptomyces ferrugineus genome encodes these proteins:
- a CDS encoding non-ribosomal peptide synthetase produces MSAAELVSELAAVGVELWEEDGRIRFRAPQGALTEELRERLRADRDAVLAYLRDPFAEPLVPDPDGGYLPFPLTEVQSSYLLGRTDAFAYGGIGCHAYLEYELPGGVAPARVADAWRALVERHDSLRTVYHPDGQQVLKDLPPYEIPVAEGEDAAAERVRAELAQRTYDPAVWPLFDVRVTHSPERLLVHLSVDLLVTDFSGVQQLLGELEQLCLEPEKPLTPVPVSFRDHVLAERRLRDSSRWARDRAYWLDRLDSLPPAPELPVLAEEPGGEVRFRRLADRLTSDEAAGLRRRAAARDLTVSTVLLAAYAEVIGRWSAKPRFTLNLPVFAKRPVHPEIGRVVGDFTSVTLLAVEPEAEASFAERARALGGRLFEDLDHGLYSGVEVLREAARRSGPALMPVVFTSTLQGTEVPQSGAGRVVYGVTQTPQVWIDCQVMESGGEVLLGWDVREGVLPEGLAEDAFGAFAALVRKLAVSDGPWDGSADPVRLPEAQAARHAEINATGRPLPEGLLHDRVFAAAAAHPDRPAVIAPDRTLTYAELVAHAHAVAARLREAGVGPGERVAIVMDKGWEQVPAVLGALHAGCVYVPVDTVHPPARRATVLVSSGASVVLTQARLGGSYEVPSIAVDTLEPSSQAPEPRPVDPGEAAYIIYTSGSTGEPKGVEVSHRAALNTVADIDDRFGVGPGDRVLGLAQLGFDLSVYDLFGPLAHGGALVLPDAERRGDPSHWARLAAVHRVTLWNSVPAQLQMLYDYLASATGSGDVAGLSELRLGLLSGDWIPVPLPDRVRALLPGLRLISLGGATEAAIWSIHHPIEQPVDPKRPSILYGRPLANQTFHVLDDALRPRPDWVPGELCIGGSGLALGYHGDPETTARRFVTRPVTGERLYRTGDLGRWLPSGDIEFLGREDGQVKIRGHRIELAEVEAALTRHPAIGAAAALAVGDDPLQRRLIAFAEPARITDRQAGEPDPALIRRAREAGDAVEVAERERIAEFARLLDEASLASMLDVLRARGLFGGPDAAHTADEVAAATAVPRHHRVIRRWLSVLVDEGWLELLDAGRYRLAAAPASAAPAWDRVAAVWSDELGPAELLAYLRANADQLGELAQDRVAAVDLLFPEARMETADAAYRENVMSAYLNRVLAAALRSAAEAQAPGRPLRVLEVGAGTGASTAGALAALDGLPVEWLFTDVSPFFLERARERFGPDPRLRYGLYDVDGDPAEQGLAANSFDVVVCAGVLNNARDTAVTLAALRSLLVPGGLLLVTEPTREHYEILISQAFMMTGAEDLRRTDDADATFVTREQWLRLFSEAGGRNEVCLPQPGHALEPLGQHVFAVRFKTDRAPVDPAEVGEHLAARLPAYMLPAALHVVDGLPLTANGKVDRKALAARAAVAVGSDEGRPAAPRTDEVARPADALEQRLADVVARALGVAAVDRERSLFDLGADSLILAQLSARLIEEVPEAAGQQFDTLLRELLNRPTVAALAGLLRGADEGTGSGTVAGSASALLPLGDAPDGGVLQVLVHEGIGTMAPYRDLAARLGAYGPLVGLAVGDVDACVDLPAEGFVERLAAEHVRQLTATGAKRFRLTGYCLGGQLATEIARQLTESGAHVERLTVVSSSPPAFVCEDELLIEHAFARVLGVDPQTAGYPDDEEELGAALRAVLDTTPGRVPAGAFAALCGEGRLEAVARRMRALGEVPQQERLAAIARTLGGDGDAAHVPGLYRVFRHAFAAASLHTTQPYAGDITLVRPRGRLRFLSGFGQEADELWREVCLGDLTVVDVDGDHFSCLRAPHVDQVAFAAGGTP; encoded by the coding sequence GTGAGCGCCGCCGAACTGGTGTCGGAACTGGCCGCCGTAGGGGTCGAGTTGTGGGAGGAGGACGGCCGTATCCGCTTCCGGGCGCCGCAGGGCGCGCTCACCGAGGAGCTGCGCGAGCGGTTGCGCGCCGACCGCGACGCCGTACTCGCCTACCTGCGCGACCCGTTCGCCGAGCCCCTCGTACCCGACCCGGACGGAGGGTACCTGCCGTTCCCGCTGACCGAGGTCCAGTCCTCGTACCTGCTGGGCCGCACGGACGCCTTCGCCTACGGCGGGATCGGCTGCCACGCCTACCTGGAGTACGAGCTGCCCGGCGGCGTCGCGCCGGCTCGGGTGGCCGACGCGTGGCGGGCGCTGGTGGAGCGGCACGACTCGCTGCGCACGGTGTATCACCCGGACGGTCAGCAGGTGCTCAAGGACCTGCCGCCGTACGAGATCCCCGTCGCGGAAGGTGAGGACGCCGCCGCTGAGCGGGTTCGCGCGGAGCTGGCACAGCGCACGTACGACCCGGCCGTCTGGCCGCTGTTCGACGTGCGGGTCACGCACTCCCCCGAGCGGCTGCTCGTGCACCTCTCCGTCGATCTGCTGGTCACCGACTTCTCGGGCGTTCAGCAACTCCTCGGTGAGCTGGAGCAGTTGTGCCTGGAACCGGAGAAGCCCCTCACGCCCGTACCGGTCTCCTTCCGTGACCATGTCCTCGCCGAGCGGCGGTTGCGCGACAGCTCCCGCTGGGCCCGGGACCGCGCCTACTGGCTGGACCGCCTGGACTCGCTGCCTCCCGCGCCCGAACTTCCGGTCCTCGCCGAGGAGCCGGGAGGTGAGGTGCGCTTCCGGCGGCTGGCGGATCGGCTGACCTCGGACGAGGCGGCGGGGCTGCGGCGCCGGGCCGCCGCGCGGGACCTGACCGTGTCGACCGTGCTGCTCGCCGCGTATGCCGAGGTCATCGGCCGCTGGAGCGCCAAACCGCGATTCACGCTCAACCTGCCGGTCTTCGCCAAGCGTCCGGTGCACCCCGAGATCGGCCGCGTGGTCGGTGACTTCACGTCCGTGACCCTGCTGGCGGTGGAACCGGAGGCCGAGGCCTCCTTCGCGGAGCGGGCCCGGGCGCTCGGCGGGCGGCTCTTCGAGGATCTCGACCACGGGCTGTACTCGGGCGTCGAGGTACTGCGCGAGGCGGCCCGCCGCTCGGGGCCCGCGCTGATGCCGGTGGTGTTCACCAGCACCCTCCAGGGCACGGAGGTGCCGCAGAGCGGCGCCGGGCGGGTGGTGTACGGGGTCACGCAGACCCCGCAGGTGTGGATCGACTGCCAAGTGATGGAGTCGGGCGGCGAGGTCCTGCTGGGCTGGGACGTGCGGGAGGGCGTGCTGCCGGAGGGGCTGGCGGAGGACGCGTTCGGTGCGTTCGCCGCGCTCGTACGGAAGTTGGCGGTCTCCGACGGGCCGTGGGACGGCTCCGCCGATCCGGTACGGCTGCCCGAGGCGCAGGCGGCCCGGCACGCGGAGATCAACGCCACCGGGCGGCCGCTGCCGGAGGGGCTGCTGCACGACCGGGTCTTCGCCGCGGCCGCCGCGCATCCCGACCGTCCGGCGGTCATCGCGCCCGACCGCACGCTCACCTATGCCGAACTCGTCGCGCACGCCCACGCGGTGGCCGCGCGGCTGCGCGAGGCGGGCGTCGGGCCGGGCGAGCGGGTGGCGATCGTGATGGACAAGGGCTGGGAGCAGGTCCCGGCCGTGCTGGGCGCCCTGCACGCCGGCTGCGTGTATGTGCCGGTCGACACCGTCCACCCGCCCGCGCGCCGCGCCACGGTGCTGGTCTCCAGCGGGGCGAGCGTCGTGCTCACGCAGGCGCGGCTCGGCGGCTCGTACGAGGTGCCGTCGATCGCCGTCGACACGCTGGAGCCGTCGTCGCAGGCGCCCGAGCCCCGGCCGGTGGACCCCGGCGAGGCGGCGTACATCATCTACACCTCCGGTTCGACCGGGGAGCCCAAGGGTGTCGAGGTCTCGCACCGGGCCGCGCTCAACACGGTCGCCGACATCGACGACCGGTTCGGCGTCGGCCCCGGGGACCGGGTCCTCGGGCTCGCCCAGCTGGGCTTCGACCTGTCCGTCTACGACCTGTTCGGCCCGCTGGCCCACGGCGGCGCCCTGGTGCTGCCGGACGCCGAACGGCGCGGCGACCCCTCCCACTGGGCCCGGCTGGCGGCCGTCCACCGCGTGACGCTGTGGAACTCGGTGCCCGCGCAGCTGCAGATGCTCTACGACTACCTGGCCTCCGCCACCGGCTCCGGCGACGTGGCCGGACTGTCGGAGCTCCGGCTGGGTTTGCTGTCCGGCGACTGGATTCCGGTCCCGCTGCCGGACCGGGTACGTGCGCTGCTGCCGGGGCTGCGGCTGATCAGTCTCGGCGGGGCGACGGAGGCGGCGATCTGGTCCATCCACCATCCCATCGAGCAGCCCGTCGACCCGAAGCGGCCCAGCATCCTGTACGGCAGGCCGCTGGCGAACCAGACCTTCCACGTCCTGGACGACGCCCTGCGGCCCCGGCCGGACTGGGTGCCGGGCGAGCTGTGCATCGGCGGCAGCGGGCTCGCGCTCGGCTATCACGGCGACCCGGAGACGACGGCCCGGCGGTTCGTCACGCGTCCCGTGACCGGGGAGCGGCTGTACCGCACCGGTGACCTGGGCCGATGGCTGCCGAGCGGGGACATCGAGTTCCTGGGCCGCGAGGACGGGCAGGTCAAGATCCGCGGCCACCGCATCGAACTCGCCGAGGTCGAGGCCGCGTTGACGAGGCATCCGGCGATCGGGGCGGCCGCCGCCCTCGCCGTCGGCGACGATCCGCTGCAGCGCCGACTGATCGCCTTCGCGGAACCGGCACGCATCACGGATCGGCAGGCCGGCGAGCCGGACCCTGCGCTGATACGGCGGGCCCGCGAGGCGGGCGACGCGGTCGAGGTCGCCGAGCGGGAGCGGATCGCGGAGTTCGCCCGGCTGCTGGACGAGGCGTCGCTGGCGTCCATGCTGGACGTGCTGCGGGCGCGCGGCCTGTTCGGCGGGCCCGACGCCGCCCACACGGCGGACGAGGTGGCGGCGGCAACGGCCGTACCGCGTCACCACCGGGTGATCCGGCGCTGGCTGTCCGTGCTGGTCGACGAGGGCTGGCTGGAGCTGCTGGACGCCGGCCGCTACCGGCTCGCCGCGGCGCCCGCGTCTGCGGCGCCGGCCTGGGACCGGGTGGCCGCCGTGTGGAGCGACGAGCTGGGCCCCGCCGAGCTGCTGGCCTATCTGCGGGCGAACGCCGACCAGTTGGGCGAGCTGGCGCAGGACCGGGTCGCCGCCGTCGACCTGCTCTTCCCCGAAGCCCGGATGGAGACGGCCGACGCTGCCTACCGCGAGAACGTCATGTCCGCCTACCTCAACCGCGTCCTCGCCGCGGCCCTGCGCTCGGCCGCCGAGGCACAGGCCCCTGGTCGGCCGCTGCGGGTGCTGGAGGTGGGCGCCGGGACCGGGGCGAGCACGGCGGGGGCACTCGCCGCGCTCGACGGGCTCCCGGTGGAGTGGCTGTTCACCGACGTCAGCCCGTTCTTCCTGGAGCGGGCGCGGGAACGGTTCGGGCCGGATCCGCGGCTGCGGTACGGGCTGTACGACGTGGACGGCGACCCGGCCGAGCAGGGGCTGGCAGCCAACTCGTTCGACGTGGTGGTGTGCGCGGGCGTGCTCAACAACGCCCGGGACACGGCGGTGACCCTCGCCGCGCTGCGCTCCCTGCTCGTCCCCGGCGGGCTGCTGCTGGTCACCGAACCGACCCGGGAGCACTACGAGATCCTGATCTCGCAGGCGTTCATGATGACCGGCGCCGAGGACCTGCGCCGCACCGACGACGCGGACGCCACCTTCGTGACCCGCGAGCAGTGGCTGCGACTCTTCTCGGAGGCGGGCGGACGCAACGAGGTGTGCCTGCCGCAGCCGGGGCATGCGCTGGAGCCGCTGGGCCAGCACGTCTTCGCGGTCCGCTTCAAGACCGACCGCGCGCCCGTCGATCCGGCCGAGGTCGGCGAGCATCTCGCGGCCCGGCTCCCGGCGTACATGCTGCCCGCGGCGCTGCACGTCGTGGACGGGCTCCCGCTGACGGCCAACGGCAAGGTGGACCGCAAGGCACTGGCAGCGCGGGCCGCCGTCGCGGTCGGCTCCGACGAAGGGCGCCCTGCTGCACCTCGCACGGACGAAGTGGCCCGGCCCGCCGACGCGTTGGAGCAGCGGCTGGCCGACGTCGTCGCCCGGGCGCTCGGTGTCGCGGCCGTGGACCGGGAGCGCAGCCTGTTCGACCTGGGTGCGGACTCGCTGATCCTCGCGCAGTTGTCCGCGCGGCTGATCGAGGAGGTGCCGGAGGCGGCAGGCCAGCAGTTCGACACGCTGCTGCGGGAGTTGCTGAACCGTCCGACGGTCGCGGCGCTCGCAGGTCTTCTGCGGGGCGCGGACGAGGGCACCGGCTCGGGGACGGTTGCCGGTTCGGCGAGCGCGCTGCTGCCGCTCGGTGACGCGCCGGACGGAGGAGTGCTGCAGGTGCTGGTGCACGAGGGGATCGGCACCATGGCCCCGTACCGCGACCTCGCGGCCCGGCTGGGGGCGTACGGCCCGCTCGTCGGGCTGGCCGTCGGTGACGTGGACGCGTGCGTTGACCTTCCGGCGGAGGGGTTCGTGGAGCGGCTCGCGGCCGAGCACGTACGGCAGTTGACCGCGACCGGGGCCAAGCGGTTCCGGCTCACCGGCTACTGCCTGGGCGGACAGCTCGCCACCGAGATCGCCCGGCAGCTCACCGAGAGCGGGGCGCATGTCGAACGGCTGACGGTGGTCAGCAGCAGCCCGCCCGCGTTCGTGTGCGAGGACGAGCTGCTGATCGAGCACGCCTTCGCGCGGGTGCTGGGCGTTGATCCGCAGACGGCCGGATATCCGGACGACGAGGAGGAGTTGGGGGCCGCGCTGCGGGCGGTCCTCGACACCACGCCGGGCCGGGTGCCGGCCGGTGCCTTCGCCGCGCTGTGCGGTGAGGGGCGGCTGGAGGCGGTGGCCCGCCGGATGCGGGCCCTGGGTGAGGTGCCGCAGCAGGAGCGGCTCGCGGCGATCGCCCGCACGCTGGGCGGGGACGGCGACGCGGCCCACGTACCGGGCCTGTACCGGGTGTTCCGGCACGCCTTCGCCGCCGCCTCCCTCCACACCACCCAGCCGTACGCGGGCGACATCACCCTCGTCCGGCCGCGCGGTCGGCTGCGGTTCCTGTCCGGGTTCGGGCAGGAGGCGGACGAGCTGTGGCGCGAAGTGTGCCTCGGCGATCTGACGGTGGTCGACGTCGACGGCGACCACTTCAGCTGCCTGCGCGCACCGCACGTCGACCAGGTCGCCTTCGCGGCCGGCGGCACCCCGTGA